In Pseudomonadota bacterium, the DNA window GTTAAAAGGCGCCTCATAATAGCGGTTAAATTCGTCCGCACCGCTAGGCTGTAAGTACAGTGTAGTCTTGCCGGCCTGGCGGTGGCGTATACTATACATGCCCTTCGGCAGCTTCGCCCCGAGCGGCGCGCGAAACACCAGAGAAAACTGTTCGGTCTCGGCAGTTTCATAGATGTCATAGACATCGGATAATTTCATCCGTACCCTTTTCTTGCGATCCTCGCTGACAACGACAAAGGTCTCGCCGAGCAGACCCAGAAAGACCTCCTTCCACGTCCGCACCCCCGGGCCCGCGGTCCGTGTTCTAGGCGCCAAGGCGTGGGCGATATCCGTGAACCCCGCCGCATAGCCCATGATCGCCGTCGCGACCATGGTCCGTAGAAGGCGATACGCCGACTAGGCATCCCGATCGCCATGTTCCTCTCCTTATTCAACACCTCGTCGGCGTCGCTAAACACTCGTCGTGCGATCGATGGATTCATAACATATTTAGTGCGTTATGTCTCGTCTCAGGACCGGCTGTCAGCCCGATCTACCCCCAATAGGTCAGAGGCTAGCGATGCGCTGCGTCTTCCGCTTGAGGTGAAACCAGCGCGGTAGTACAGGCGTCCGCCTCGCTACCCGCCGCTTCGCCATGCCATAGTTCTGAAACATCAGCGGGTGGCGCAGATCCGCTCGAAGGGGGATTGCGGCGATACTACTACGGTTTCATAGAAAGGATGGGATCATCCTTGCTGAATGTGCCATTCAGACCCGCAAGGGGACCAAGGTCACGTGGGCGTCGGGAGAGACCTACAGAACGATAAGAGATGAGAACGAATGCTACGTGGCGCCCGAGGGTCTGCATCGAGGTGCTTTGTTCGAGCAACACCGATCAAGGGCAATGGGCGCCGGTAGCCCATCTTTCTCAACTGGAGGGGGTACCCAGCCTGGAAGGCGCATAGATTGGGCTACGCGGTCAAAAGGTCTCCACTACAAATGGGCTGGATCGCTTCAGTGTACGAGTTGGCCGGCGGCGGTGATTCGCGGGGGCGGTTGCGGTGGCAGGGTGAGGCCAAGCCGTTCCAGCAAGAGTCGCTGGTCCGGGTTGGGTTCGGTGTAGCGACTCAAGATCAGGATGCGGCCATCGGTGGTCGGGAAGTGGACATCGAGCATCTGGATGCTGGCGAGCTTGTCGAGCACGGCACGCGAGGGGAGACCCGGCGCCAACGGCTTGAGTTGCGCCCTTAAGGTGATGTGCAGGCAGTAGGCCATGAAGGCGACGAAGATATGCGCTTCGATGCGCCTTTCGAGTTGATGGTAGATGGGGCGAAGCTGCAGATCGTCCTTGAGGTTTTTGAACGCCGCCTCGACCTCGGTGAGCTGGATGTAGAATTGCCAGAGATCCTCCGGATCCCGCCCACACAGATTGGTGCGCAGTAAGTAGCGCCCCTCGCGCTGGCGCACCTGTCGCAGCTTGTGGCGATCGAGCCGGAAGGAGAAGATCGGTTGGGCCTTGCGGAGTTCGTTCGTGGCACCGGAGGTCGCGGGTTGGGGCGGGGTCTCTGAGGCCGCAGGTTTCGGTAACACGACCTTGATCAGCCGCCAGGCAGCCCGATAACGCCCCTTGGCCTCGCCCAGCTTGAGCAGTAACTGGCGCGTGTCGTTGAACTTCATCTGCTGCAGTTGCTTGAGGCGCTGCACCAGCCCCTTGAGCTGCCGCTGGCGCATGGCGCGCTGCATCCTCGGCGCGCCAAGCAGGGCCAATCCCTGGCCCTGGCTTCCCTTGTGGATGCGATCGCGGCTTTCGGCGAACACATATAGTTCGCCGTCCTGCGGTAACAACTTCACGCTGACACCCGTGCGCACCGCTTGCCAGGTCAAGGGTAGAAGCTTTCGTTCCAGTCGAGTGAGCCTGCCCCTCGGCGTGCCGACCAGGTAGTACACCGGCGGATCGGCCGTGCGCATGTCTTCGAGCACTTTCTCGGTGGGAATGCCGCGGTCCATCACAGATGTCGAGCTCGACATCTGTGATGCTATGTTGAGTACTCAGTTATGTGGAGTGATAGTGGTTACTCGATTGCACAAACCGGAGTTCCAAGGCGTTTGCTTCACATAACTGATCGGTCCGGCGTAACGTATTACCTCCGTATCTACCGGTTCGGAGGTCATCATGCTTCGCCAACTTTTCCCCCGCGGTTACCCGCTTTATGAACAATCTCGATTTGCTCAGGACCTTGAAGACTTCGATTCTTGGCTTGAGGCCATGGGTTACGGCCGCGGGTGCATCCGCGGTCATCTGTTTCGGCTCAAGCGCTCGCTTGAACGGATAGCACGCGCAAAGCCTGGCTCGGCGTACACTGTTGCCCAACTGGACAGGGGATTTGGCGCAGACTGCACGGCTCGGAAACGCACGGCGCTGTATCGGGCCACGCAGCGTGCCTACCAACGCTTCCTATTGTCCCAAGGACGACTAACGTCCCCGGCTGTCGACGAGCCGTTCACGCAACTTTGTCGGGAGTACCGACAACACCTCATCGAGCTACGCGGGCTGGCAAGCGAGACGGTCCAGCATCATGACAGGACCGTCACCGACTTTCTGCACCGTGCGCTACCGTCAGGCCAGGATCTCGGCTCTCTGACCCATGCGCACGTCGAGCGCTATCTGGCGCTCGCCAGCAAGGGGATCAGCCGCCAGCGCCTGCAACATATAGTCGCGCATCTGCGTGCTTTTCTGCACTACTGTTACGACCGCAACAGGATCAGGCTACCGCTCCATGTGATCGATACGCCGCGCGCCTATCACGATGAGCTGCCGCCGCGGGCGCTCGACTGGTCGCTCGTCCAGGCGCTGCTCCGCTCGATCGATCGGTCAAGCAAGTCGGGTTGGCGCGATTACGCCCTCCTGCATCTGCTGGCGCATTACGGACTGCGACCCTGCGAGGTGGTGTGTTTGCGCGTCGATTCCATTGACTGGGCCATGAGGACCCTCAAGGCCGAGCAGTGCAAGACCCGGTCTACGCTGGTGTTACCGCTCGCCGAGCAGACAGTGTCGGTCCTGCGCCGTTATCTGGCTCAGGGACGATCCCGTAGCAGTCACCCGGAGCTGTTCCTGCGTGCCCGCTGTCCGGCCGGGCCCCTGACACGCTACGCCGTGACCGATGTCTTCGACAAGCGCGCCGAACAGAGCGGCCTGCCGATCGACGGTTATTCGGCGTACAGCCTGCGCCATGCCTTTGCGATGCGACTCCTCACACGCGGTGTCGGCGTCAAAGTCATCGGAGATCTGCTCGGGCATCGCAGCCTCGCCAGCACCTGCCTGTACCTGCGTCTCGATACCAACATGTTGCGCGATGTCGCATTGCCGGTACCCAGGCCGGTCCAGGGATAGGGGGCGATGATGCGTACCATAAGCCCTTTAGCCCGCTTGGATACAACGCTTGCCGCTTATCTCGCGCACCGCCGCTCACTCGGCCGAGACTGTGAGCAGGAAGAGTGGGTGTTGCGCAGGCTGCGCCGATTTCTGGTCGAAAGGCACGCCGTCGACCTCGATCAGCGGGCCTTCGATGACTGGCGCGGCACATTTGGCCACCTCCACCCCAACTCTCGCTATACGTATGAGAGCGTCGTGCACAACTTCTGTCGCTACCGACGCCGCTCGGAACCGGACTGTTTCCTGCCCGACCCAGCCGGCTTCGCGCGGCCAATCCCCCATGCGCTGCCGAGCCTCATCGAACCTCACCAGATCGCCCGAATGTTGGAACTCGCCTCGGCCTTGCGGCCGGCTCAAAGCTCACCGCTCCGACCCGCAGTCATGCGCGTGGCACTCGTGCTGCTCTACACGACAGGACTGCGTCTTGGGGAACTGCTACGGCTGACCTTGGACGACATCGATCCACAGGCAGGCGTGCTACATATCAGAGAATCGAAGTTCCATAAGTCGCGATGGGTCCCCGTGTCGCCATCTGCTTGCGCGGAGCTGCGCTGCTATCTGCGGATCCGCCGGGAGCATCGAGTGGATGCGCGCCCCAGCGCGCCGCTCCTGTGTAGTCGACGTCATGGGTGGCGTCCGTACAGCCCAAACGGATTGTACCAAGCCCTACACGCGCTGTTCGATGCCGCCGGTGTGCACGACAGCGAGGGTCGCTGCCCGCGTGTCCATGATATCCGTCATAGCTTCGCAGTCCAGGCGCTTTTACACTGGTACCAGCAAGAAGGCGACGTGCAGGCGAACCTACCCAAGCTCGCGCTTTACATGGGACACGTATCGATTATCTCGACCGCCTATTACCTACGCTGGATGCCGGCCGTGGTGGCGTGTGCCAGTGAGCGCTTCGAGCGCAGCTTCGGACGGTTGGTTCAAGGAGGTCAGCCATGAAGGCCGTACCACCGACGGAACTTGGCCAGGGGATCCTACGGTTCTTCGAGGACTATCTGCCGGCGCAGCGCGGAATGAGTCCGCACACCATCCACAGCTACCGCGACGCCTTGGTCTTACTACTGCAGTTCGTGGCGCATGATGCAAACCGACGGGTCGAGGAGCTGCAAGTCGCTGA includes these proteins:
- a CDS encoding tyrosine-type recombinase/integrase; protein product: MMRTISPLARLDTTLAAYLAHRRSLGRDCEQEEWVLRRLRRFLVERHAVDLDQRAFDDWRGTFGHLHPNSRYTYESVVHNFCRYRRRSEPDCFLPDPAGFARPIPHALPSLIEPHQIARMLELASALRPAQSSPLRPAVMRVALVLLYTTGLRLGELLRLTLDDIDPQAGVLHIRESKFHKSRWVPVSPSACAELRCYLRIRREHRVDARPSAPLLCSRRHGWRPYSPNGLYQALHALFDAAGVHDSEGRCPRVHDIRHSFAVQALLHWYQQEGDVQANLPKLALYMGHVSIISTAYYLRWMPAVVACASERFERSFGRLVQGGQP
- a CDS encoding site-specific integrase; this translates as MLRQLFPRGYPLYEQSRFAQDLEDFDSWLEAMGYGRGCIRGHLFRLKRSLERIARAKPGSAYTVAQLDRGFGADCTARKRTALYRATQRAYQRFLLSQGRLTSPAVDEPFTQLCREYRQHLIELRGLASETVQHHDRTVTDFLHRALPSGQDLGSLTHAHVERYLALASKGISRQRLQHIVAHLRAFLHYCYDRNRIRLPLHVIDTPRAYHDELPPRALDWSLVQALLRSIDRSSKSGWRDYALLHLLAHYGLRPCEVVCLRVDSIDWAMRTLKAEQCKTRSTLVLPLAEQTVSVLRRYLAQGRSRSSHPELFLRARCPAGPLTRYAVTDVFDKRAEQSGLPIDGYSAYSLRHAFAMRLLTRGVGVKVIGDLLGHRSLASTCLYLRLDTNMLRDVALPVPRPVQG
- a CDS encoding IS1634 family transposase, whose product is MDRGIPTEKVLEDMRTADPPVYYLVGTPRGRLTRLERKLLPLTWQAVRTGVSVKLLPQDGELYVFAESRDRIHKGSQGQGLALLGAPRMQRAMRQRQLKGLVQRLKQLQQMKFNDTRQLLLKLGEAKGRYRAAWRLIKVVLPKPAASETPPQPATSGATNELRKAQPIFSFRLDRHKLRQVRQREGRYLLRTNLCGRDPEDLWQFYIQLTEVEAAFKNLKDDLQLRPIYHQLERRIEAHIFVAFMAYCLHITLRAQLKPLAPGLPSRAVLDKLASIQMLDVHFPTTDGRILILSRYTEPNPDQRLLLERLGLTLPPQPPPRITAAGQLVH